Genomic DNA from Oryza sativa Japonica Group chromosome 5, ASM3414082v1:
AAGATGGAAGTACTACCAAACTGTCACAATTCCTTTTTACCCTCTAAATAATCATCCTCTCTAAGGCTAAGTTTAATTATGTCATCAAAGACAAGaacaggagaagaggaggaggaggaggaggtgagaacTGGAAGAGCAATGACAAATAGCAGCAGCAACACAAGAACAGCAGCAACAAATGGGGAGGGGCAAGAGTTTTGGGAGCAATACGGATTGGATTGAGACATGAGCGGTGGAGTGCTAATTCCCAAGAATTCTTGGGACTCGATGATGCGATGGGACTTGCTCGATTCCTATGCCGATCTGGTGGGGAACTAGCAGAGGGGGAGATGAAGCGAACGAATTGTATGTACCCGAGGACGGAAGCCCGGTGcccgtcgccggctcgccgccgtcggtctgTCTGTCTGCTTGCCTCAGTGGTCGCCGGTCGTCGGGAACAGAGTAAGCtcgcggcgcccgccgccgccgccgcctcctcgggaTCCGAGCTCCAGCTCTTCGGCGAAGGGGGACGGCGCCATCATCGCCatgccggcggcggggccgacCATGCGGTGGTGCATCCCCGGTGGGCCGACGGGCGGGCCGCCTCCGGCGACGGCCCGGCTGAGGAACCCGTGGTCGAAGCCGGCGCCCGGGCCGGAGCCGTAGTGGCcgagcgggcgcgcggcggggtggtggtggaagTGGCCGATCtgcggcgggtggtggtggtgcccgCCCATGGGGGCGAACGGCGGGTACGGGTCCCCGCCGGCGGGGGcgcggccgggcgggaggaaggggaccGGCCCGGTGGCGAAGAGGTGCTCCGTGGCGGCGTCCgtgccggagccggaggagtggctcccgccggcgccggcgccgccccctcctccgccgccgccgccgttgccgaccCCCTGCATGCGCTTGAGGTAGAGGCGGTACTTCTGGAGGTGCGACGCAACGTTCTCGCGCGTGAGGCCATCGACGCTCATCAGCTGCATTATCGTCTTGGGGACGGCGTTCTTGATGCCGAGGTGCGCCACCGCGTCGACGAACCGCTTGTGCAGCTGCGGCGTCCACACGAGCCGGGGCCTCTTGAGCGTCCGCGCCGGCTCGTCgccacctcccccgccgccgccgccgccgctcgacccggccgccgacgacgccccgCCGTTCATCTCCCCTGCCcccacgccaccgccaccaccaccaccaccaccacctccacctcccacCCCATCACCCCCGACAACACCCCCGcccaccccaccaccaccaccacccccatgCGTCGGGATGTCGAAGGCCACCGCGAGATCGGGCGTGATGAGCGACTGCGACAGCGGCATCAGCTCGTCCGGCGCCGGCAGCTGCTCCTCCCACCGCGCGAACCAGCtcggttcctcctcctccctcatcctcacacacacacacgcaccaATTCTTCTTCCCACCAAACCAGCAGcaacgaagaagaagaacaagaggACTCCGGACTCGGGGACTCGGGGGCTACTAGTTCGAGGTGGATCTCTCCTCTTCAAAGCCTTTTTCTCTCCTCACACACGCacaatctctctcctctctttctgctgctgctgctgctgctgctgctgctgccgtgaTGATGATATCCTGCTCGCTACTACTAtctcacacactctctctctagGCTGAGATGAGAGTAGTATCAGATGGGGTGTGGCCGTGTAGTTTAACTAGTGGCCTTTGCCTGCCTGCCCTGCCTGCTTCGCTCACTTACTTAA
This window encodes:
- the LOC4338783 gene encoding transcription factor MYBC1 — translated: MREEEEPSWFARWEEQLPAPDELMPLSQSLITPDLAVAFDIPTHGGGGGGGVGGGVVGGDGVGGGGGGGGGGGGGVGAGEMNGGASSAAGSSGGGGGGGGGDEPARTLKRPRLVWTPQLHKRFVDAVAHLGIKNAVPKTIMQLMSVDGLTRENVASHLQKYRLYLKRMQGVGNGGGGGGGGGAGAGGSHSSGSGTDAATEHLFATGPVPFLPPGRAPAGGDPYPPFAPMGGHHHHPPQIGHFHHHPAARPLGHYGSGPGAGFDHGFLSRAVAGGGPPVGPPGMHHRMVGPAAGMAMMAPSPFAEELELGSRGGGGGGGRRELTLFPTTGDH